The following proteins are encoded in a genomic region of Magallana gigas chromosome 1, xbMagGiga1.1, whole genome shotgun sequence:
- the LOC136275431 gene encoding putative nuclease HARBI1 produces MAAIGAQRRCFRKRKDCLAEYSDAELVERYRFDSAGIHFLEGLIGNELMSGSRRNCAISPLQKILLTLRFLATGKMQLCNGDDMGVSQPTVSRAITATLRSLSSPQICAQFIKFPLNVHEIRKNQEEFFKIAGFPGIAGAIDGTHVQIIAPSDYENEYVNRHHYHSINTQVVFDPFHKIIDVVAKWPGSTHDSRILNESGLKSLFDQNRIPLHTHLLGDSGYPSKRWLLTPFLRPNQGCQTNYNRAHKKTRSIVERGIGQLKRRFHVLHGEIRLSPDKACQVIVACCILHNICKDRQIPCPLDDGDLDDSQQDDGDGLNVQIGQNVNDGIRYRQLFAETHF; encoded by the exons atggctgCCATCGGAGCACAAAGAAGATGTTTTCGAAAAAGAAAAGACTGTTTGGCAGAGTACAGTGACGCTGAACTAGTTGAGAGGTATAGGTTTGATTCCGCTGGTATCCACTTTTTAGAGGGGTTGATTGGAAATGAACTTATGAGTGGTTCACGTAGAAACTGTGCAATTTCTCCACTGCAGAAAATTTTACTAACACTGAGATTTCTAGCCACAGGGAAAATGCAGTTGTGCAATGGAGACGACATGGGTGTCTCGCAGCCCACCGTTTCTAGGGCAATTACTGCCACTCTTAGAAGTCTCTCTTCTCCACAAATTTGTGCCCAGTTTATAAAATTCCCACTTAATGTTCACGAAATTCGCAAAAATCAAGAAGAGTTCTTCAAAATCGCCGGATTTCCTGGAATTGCTGGGGCCATCGATGGCACACATGTACAAATCATCGCTCCTTCTGACTACGAAAACGAGTATGTCAACAGACATCATTACCACAGCATCAACACACAGGTCGTCTTTGATCCATTCCACAAGATAATTGATGTCGTAGCGAAATGGCCAGGGTCAACACATGACTCAAGGATCTTGAACGAGAGTGGACTCAAGTCATTGTTTGACCAGAACAGAATCCCTCTTCACACGCATTTGCTAGGGGACAGCGGGTATCCGTCAAAGAGATGGCTCCTAACTCCATTTTTGCGACCAAACCAAGGTTGTCAAACAAACTACAACAG GGCTCATAAGAAAACAAGAAGCATTGTGGAGAGAGGCATAGGTCAGCTGAAGAGACGGTTCCATGTTCTGCATGGAGAGATTAGACTGTCTCCAGACAAGGCATGTCAAGTTATTGTTGCTTGCTGCATCTTGCATAACATTTGCAAGGACAGGCAGATCCCATGCCCCCTGGATGATGGTGACCTGGATGACAGTCAGCAGGATGATGGTGATGGGCTGAATGTACAGATTGGCCAGAATGTCAATGACGGAATTCGGTACAGACAATTGTTTGCTGAAACTCACTTTTGA
- the LOC136275681 gene encoding ryncolin-4-like codes for MSEMKIGFFFILQIGNDVIHHLTNRQPHAMCVISELNIGSIFHQKYDHVSIGNKSTNYQLHLAVPNTGNLGDSMINTGNSNTNLNGASFSTVDRDNDQWKDVHCVALFNGGWWFNDCLNAFLNGPWPPENWMVSDLKKCQQHSGSQNYD; via the exons ATGTCGGAAATGAAAATAggttttttcttcatattacaAATAGGAAACGACGTTATTCATCATCTAACAAATCGACAGCCGCATGCCATGTGTGTGATTTCCGAATTGAACATTGGAAGCATTTTTCACCAGAAATACGATCACGTTTCCATTGGTAACAAATCTACAAACTACCAACTCCACCTGGCGGTACCAAACACCGGAAATCTAG GAGACAGTATGATCAACACTGGCAACTCCAACACCAATCTGAACGGTGCATCGTTCAGTACCGTGGACCGAGACAACGATCAGTGGAAAGATGTTCACTGCGTCGCTTTGTTTAATGGAGGATGGTGGTTCAATGACTGTCTTAACGCCTTCCTTAATGGACCCTGGCCCCCGGAAAATTGGATGGTATCCGACCTTAAGAAATGCCAGCAACATAGCGGAAGTCAGAATTATGATTAA